A region of Carnobacterium gallinarum DSM 4847 DNA encodes the following proteins:
- a CDS encoding class I SAM-dependent methyltransferase codes for MLERAMHFSHTLLKEVITTGDTVIDATVGNGGDTILLATLVGSTGQVLGFDVQETALTTTKQKLLLTGLGQQVQLFHQGHETVASVLPANKDIAAAIFNLGYLPKSDKSIITQADTTLKAIQDILPNLRKGGLLLIVVYYGHEGGQSEKDAVLDYCQTIPQEEYTVLQYGFINQRNQPPFLLAIEKK; via the coding sequence ATGCTTGAACGTGCCATGCATTTTAGTCATACACTTTTAAAGGAAGTAATAACAACTGGCGATACGGTTATTGATGCAACGGTTGGAAACGGTGGCGATACGATTTTATTAGCCACTTTAGTTGGAAGCACAGGACAAGTCTTAGGCTTTGATGTGCAAGAAACTGCCTTAACTACAACGAAGCAAAAACTATTGCTAACAGGACTAGGCCAGCAAGTTCAATTATTCCATCAAGGACATGAAACAGTCGCTAGCGTCTTACCTGCAAACAAAGATATTGCTGCAGCTATTTTTAATTTAGGTTATTTACCTAAAAGTGACAAATCAATTATTACCCAAGCCGACACAACATTAAAAGCAATTCAAGATATTTTGCCAAACTTACGTAAAGGTGGCTTGCTACTAATTGTAGTTTACTATGGTCATGAAGGCGGACAATCTGAAAAAGATGCTGTTTTAGACTATTGCCAAACCATCCCACAAGAAGAATACACTGTTCTTCAATATGGTTTTATCAATCAACGAAATCAGCCACCTTTTTTATTGGCTATTGAAAAGAAATAA
- a CDS encoding MDR family MFS transporter encodes MEKSKKQTNVLLVTIAIFVGTFMTAVEGTIVSTAMPTIIGSLEGMAIMNWVFSIYLLTNAMMTPVYGKLSDMIGRKPIFIIGAIIFVIGSSLCGLSQTMTQLIIFRAIQGIGAGAIMPVSFTIIADIYPYEKRAKIMGMNGAAWGIAGIFGPLLGGFIVDQLSWHWIFYINVPVGIITIALIALFLHEDFTFEKKPIDYLGCFSLMAALLFLLYGFQIVGDTGKFSVAMVGIFALAIGMFGLFIFAEKRAVDPIIPLSLFNNRTFVIQNIVAALVSGFLIAIDVYIPMWMQGILGMKAAMGGFAITPMSLTWILGSFIAGRAILNYSIKSILSGSLIVVGLSAVLMMVIPMTTPFVLFLLITALIGIGMGITITTTTVTAQNVVPKHQIGVATSSNTLFRILGQTIMVSIYGIVLNSSIAKHIASETVSGINDKMMNKLINPLTAVDLDATIIQPLREILFDALHSVFIVAFIVVLLAFIINQFDRKNTPEIDA; translated from the coding sequence ATGGAGAAAAGTAAAAAACAAACCAATGTCTTGTTAGTGACCATTGCTATTTTCGTGGGAACGTTTATGACAGCTGTTGAAGGAACAATTGTATCCACAGCAATGCCAACGATTATTGGTAGTTTAGAAGGAATGGCAATTATGAATTGGGTTTTCTCAATTTATTTATTAACGAATGCGATGATGACTCCTGTTTATGGTAAGTTATCAGATATGATTGGGCGTAAACCTATTTTTATTATTGGAGCTATTATATTTGTCATTGGTTCATCCCTGTGTGGATTGTCACAAACTATGACACAGTTAATTATTTTTAGAGCGATTCAAGGAATTGGTGCAGGTGCTATTATGCCAGTGTCCTTTACGATTATTGCTGATATCTATCCTTATGAAAAGCGTGCTAAAATCATGGGGATGAATGGAGCAGCTTGGGGAATTGCAGGGATTTTTGGACCTTTATTAGGTGGTTTTATTGTTGATCAATTAAGCTGGCATTGGATTTTCTATATTAATGTACCTGTAGGGATCATCACGATTGCTTTAATTGCTTTATTTTTACATGAAGATTTCACTTTTGAGAAGAAGCCAATCGATTATCTTGGTTGTTTCTCTTTAATGGCTGCATTATTGTTTCTATTGTACGGTTTCCAAATAGTTGGAGATACTGGGAAATTTTCGGTAGCCATGGTAGGGATTTTTGCTTTAGCTATTGGGATGTTTGGTTTATTTATATTTGCGGAGAAACGGGCAGTTGATCCGATTATTCCTTTGAGTTTGTTTAACAATCGAACGTTCGTTATTCAAAATATAGTTGCAGCTTTAGTTAGTGGCTTTTTAATTGCCATTGATGTGTATATTCCAATGTGGATGCAAGGTATTCTAGGAATGAAAGCTGCTATGGGTGGATTTGCGATTACGCCGATGTCCTTAACTTGGATTTTAGGTTCATTTATTGCTGGACGAGCTATTCTAAATTATTCAATTAAATCAATTTTATCAGGCAGTTTAATTGTAGTTGGCTTAAGCGCTGTTTTAATGATGGTGATTCCAATGACTACACCGTTTGTTCTATTTTTATTAATCACAGCATTAATCGGAATTGGAATGGGAATTACGATTACAACAACAACAGTAACTGCACAAAATGTTGTACCTAAGCATCAAATTGGTGTAGCAACGTCTTCAAATACACTATTTAGAATTTTAGGTCAAACTATCATGGTTTCCATTTATGGAATTGTATTGAATAGTTCAATTGCGAAACATATTGCTTCTGAAACTGTAAGTGGCATTAATGATAAAATGATGAACAAGCTAATTAATCCATTAACAGCTGTTGATTTAGACGCTACAATTATTCAACCGTTAAGAGAAATATTATTTGATGCGTTACACAGTGTCTTTATCGTTGCTTTTATCGTTGTGTTGTTAGCCTTTATTATTAATCAATTTGATCGTAAAAATACACCTGAAATTGATGCTTAA
- the metK gene encoding methionine adenosyltransferase — translation MSERRLFTSESVSEGHPDKIADQISDGILDAILAKDPDARVACETTVTTGLVLVVGEISTSTYVDIQKVVRDTIRQIGYTRAKFGFDADTCAVMVAIDEQSSDIAQGVDDSLEFKETDQDELDKIGAGDQGLMFGFAINETPELMPLPIALSHRLTKRLATVRKEEIVDYLRPDAKAQVTVEYDEAGVPVRVDTIVISTQHHPDTRLEALKEDMMNYVIKEVIPSELLDNETKYFINPTGRFVIGGPQGDSGLTGRKIIVDTYGGYARHGGGAFSGKDPTKVDRSASYAARYIAKNIVAAGFATKCEVQLAYAIGVAQPVSISVDTFGTGTVPESELIKAVRENFDLRPAGIIKMLDLQRPIYQQTAAYGHFGRTDVDLSWEHIDKVDALKKSIEK, via the coding sequence ATGTCAGAAAGAAGACTTTTTACTTCTGAATCTGTTTCAGAAGGACATCCAGATAAGATTGCTGATCAGATTAGTGATGGAATTTTGGATGCGATTTTAGCAAAGGATCCAGATGCGCGGGTTGCGTGTGAAACGACTGTTACAACTGGTTTAGTACTAGTTGTTGGAGAAATTTCTACTTCAACTTATGTGGATATTCAAAAGGTCGTACGCGATACGATTCGTCAGATTGGATATACACGTGCAAAATTTGGGTTTGATGCAGATACATGTGCAGTGATGGTTGCGATTGATGAACAATCAAGTGATATTGCACAAGGTGTTGATGATTCGTTAGAGTTCAAGGAAACGGATCAAGATGAACTTGATAAGATTGGAGCAGGTGATCAAGGATTAATGTTTGGTTTTGCAATTAATGAAACACCAGAATTAATGCCATTACCGATTGCGCTAAGTCATCGTTTAACAAAACGTTTGGCGACAGTTCGTAAAGAGGAGATTGTTGATTATCTTCGCCCTGATGCTAAAGCTCAAGTGACTGTAGAATATGATGAAGCAGGGGTTCCTGTTCGCGTGGATACAATTGTGATTAGTACACAACATCACCCAGATACTAGATTAGAAGCTTTAAAGGAAGATATGATGAATTATGTTATAAAGGAAGTTATCCCAAGTGAATTATTGGATAATGAGACTAAATACTTTATCAATCCAACTGGACGTTTTGTAATTGGTGGTCCACAAGGAGATTCTGGTTTGACTGGAAGAAAAATTATCGTTGATACCTATGGCGGTTATGCAAGACATGGGGGAGGCGCTTTTTCTGGTAAGGATCCAACCAAGGTTGATCGTTCGGCAAGTTATGCAGCGCGTTATATTGCTAAAAATATTGTTGCCGCTGGATTTGCTACGAAATGTGAAGTTCAATTAGCCTATGCGATTGGTGTGGCCCAACCGGTATCAATTTCTGTGGATACTTTTGGAACGGGTACTGTACCAGAGAGTGAACTAATTAAAGCGGTTCGTGAGAATTTTGATTTACGTCCTGCTGGAATTATTAAAATGCTTGATTTACAAAGACCTATTTACCAACAAACAGCAGCTTATGGTCATTTTGGTCGTACAGATGTTGATTTGTCTTGGGAGCATATAGATAAAGTTGATGCATTGAAAAAGAGCATTGAAAAATAA
- a CDS encoding 1,4-dihydroxy-2-naphthoate octaprenyltransferase produces MIQKIKQNVLYHPLFLIFIHPLSFILFGTVFALQFAKFNWIYFTLFYVFILSTQFIENILNNTIKTQQKLKLMPLIIFEGLVILLLFYFSLHLNYLVGLLMFGYLFIIHFQFYPYDLSKTLYGFILNGLFKGGILTYLAFFIQTQFITTTLYYWSVPLIILASFISFGRQCVPILEQPAQRKRNQLYFLLMLTLLYLSMFIPVISLSSGTKYLWLQLLSLPFALRLMLIMKPNQDNYTSTTKLKALTLFNFSYILLASMSILLQILWK; encoded by the coding sequence TTGATTCAAAAAATTAAACAAAATGTACTTTATCATCCTTTATTTTTAATCTTTATTCACCCACTTTCTTTTATTTTATTTGGAACAGTCTTTGCATTACAGTTTGCAAAGTTTAATTGGATTTATTTTACACTGTTTTACGTCTTTATACTATCGACTCAATTCATTGAAAATATCTTAAATAATACAATAAAAACCCAACAAAAATTAAAACTAATGCCATTAATTATTTTTGAAGGACTCGTTATTTTACTTTTATTCTATTTTTCTTTGCATTTAAACTATTTGGTAGGCTTGTTAATGTTTGGATATCTATTCATTATCCATTTCCAATTCTATCCCTACGACCTTTCAAAAACACTCTATGGATTTATTTTAAATGGTCTTTTCAAAGGTGGCATTCTAACCTATCTTGCTTTTTTCATTCAGACACAATTTATAACTACAACTCTTTATTATTGGAGTGTTCCTTTAATTATCCTGGCAAGTTTCATTTCATTTGGTAGACAGTGTGTCCCTATCTTAGAACAACCTGCTCAAAGAAAAAGAAATCAACTTTATTTTCTACTTATGTTGACTTTACTCTATCTAAGTATGTTTATCCCAGTTATTAGCTTAAGTAGTGGAACTAAGTATCTTTGGTTGCAATTATTAAGTCTTCCATTTGCTCTTCGATTAATGCTAATTATGAAACCTAATCAAGATAACTACACATCTACAACAAAGCTAAAAGCCCTAACTCTTTTCAATTTTAGCTATATCTTATTAGCAAGTATGAGTATCCTGCTTCAGATTTTATGGAAATAA